From Deltaproteobacteria bacterium, the proteins below share one genomic window:
- a CDS encoding heterodisulfide reductase encodes MSKDVKGSVMVVGGGVAGMQAALDLANSGFLVHIVEKSAAIGGVMSALDKTFPTNDCAM; translated from the coding sequence ATGTCAAAGGATGTAAAGGGATCGGTAATGGTTGTCGGTGGCGGGGTCGCCGGAATGCAGGCTGCGTTGGACCTGGCGAATTCGGGCTTCCTGGTGCATATAGTTGAAAAGTCCGCTGCCATTGGCGGCGTGATGAGTGCGCTGGACAAGACCTTCCCCACCAACGACTGTGCCATGTGA